In one Stenotrophomonas maltophilia genomic region, the following are encoded:
- a CDS encoding NAD-dependent epimerase/dehydratase family protein has translation MKILLTGSSGRIGRAIFGALAATHEVIGLDRSPFATTRIIADVTNTKALERAVRGVDAVIHTAALHAPHVGLVPDTVFQQINVEATAQLLRLARDAGVGRFVLTSTTALYGHAVVAGGCRWIDEDTEPLPRTIYHRTKLQAEALAEAAASEAFAVRVLRMGRCFPEPPERMAMFRLHRGLDARDVASAHAALLHNAGAPFQRYIACAPTPFRREDCLELATQPRRVLARRAPQLLAEFERRGWPLPLSIDRVYDGSRAVAVLGWQPRYGPDDVLQQYAAGSIEVLPRTQWLKDRVVE, from the coding sequence ATGAAGATTCTGTTGACCGGAAGTTCCGGGCGGATCGGGCGCGCGATCTTCGGCGCGTTGGCGGCCACCCATGAAGTCATCGGGCTGGATCGCAGCCCGTTCGCCACTACACGCATCATTGCCGACGTCACCAACACGAAGGCACTGGAGCGTGCCGTGCGCGGCGTGGATGCGGTGATCCACACCGCTGCGCTGCATGCACCGCATGTCGGGCTGGTGCCGGACACGGTGTTCCAGCAGATCAACGTGGAGGCGACCGCGCAGCTGCTGCGGCTGGCGCGCGATGCTGGCGTCGGACGCTTCGTGTTGACCAGCACCACCGCCCTGTACGGCCATGCCGTGGTGGCGGGCGGTTGCCGCTGGATCGACGAAGACACTGAACCCCTGCCCAGGACGATCTACCACCGCACCAAGCTGCAGGCCGAGGCGCTGGCCGAAGCGGCGGCATCGGAGGCGTTCGCCGTGCGCGTGCTGCGCATGGGCCGCTGCTTCCCCGAGCCTCCCGAGCGCATGGCGATGTTCCGCCTGCACCGGGGCCTGGACGCACGCGATGTGGCCAGCGCGCATGCCGCGCTGCTGCACAACGCGGGCGCACCGTTCCAGCGCTACATCGCCTGCGCGCCGACCCCCTTCCGGCGCGAGGACTGCCTGGAACTGGCCACCCAGCCACGCCGGGTGCTGGCGCGGCGCGCACCGCAGCTGCTGGCCGAGTTCGAGCGCCGCGGCTGGCCACTGCCGCTGAGCATCGACCGCGTGTACGACGGCAGCCGTGCGGTTGCGGTGCTGGGCTGGCAGCCGCGCTACGGTCCGGACGATGTACTGCAGCAGTACGCGGCAGGCAGCATCGAAGTGCTGCCACGCACGCAGTGGCTGAAGGACCGGGTGGTCGAGTAG
- a CDS encoding KGG domain-containing protein, which yields MASSNRGFASMDQRTQRAIAAKGGRAAHASGNAHEFSPAEARIAGRKGGEAISRDRQHMAAIGREGGHARHARAQQQRQQSDQGPQGRDEPGQQD from the coding sequence ATGGCCAGCAGCAACCGCGGGTTCGCGTCGATGGACCAGCGCACGCAGCGCGCGATCGCCGCCAAGGGTGGGCGCGCCGCCCATGCCTCCGGCAACGCCCATGAATTCAGTCCCGCCGAGGCGCGCATTGCCGGCCGCAAAGGAGGCGAAGCCATCAGCCGCGATCGCCAGCACATGGCCGCGATCGGTCGCGAAGGCGGGCATGCACGCCACGCCCGCGCACAACAGCAGCGCCAGCAGTCCGATCAAGGTCCACAGGGCCGCGACGAACCGGGTCAGCAGGACTGA
- a CDS encoding VOC family protein: MAVRRIVANIATPDPTRAAAFYGGILGMPVVMDHGWIVTYAGQHTAPAQLSFASEGGSGTPVPDLSIEVDDLDDVLQRIRSAGIDVVYGPVEEPWGVRRFFVRDPFGRLLNLLSHG; this comes from the coding sequence ATGGCTGTCAGACGCATCGTCGCCAACATCGCCACACCCGATCCGACGCGCGCCGCCGCGTTCTACGGCGGCATCCTCGGCATGCCGGTGGTGATGGATCATGGCTGGATCGTCACCTACGCCGGGCAGCACACTGCGCCTGCGCAGCTCAGCTTCGCCAGCGAGGGCGGGTCGGGAACGCCGGTACCGGACCTGTCGATCGAGGTGGACGATCTGGATGACGTTCTGCAACGGATCCGCAGCGCTGGCATCGACGTCGTGTATGGCCCCGTCGAGGAGCCATGGGGCGTGCGCCGGTTCTTCGTGCGGGACCCGTTCGGGCGCCTGCTGAACCTCCTCAGCCACGGCTGA
- a CDS encoding autotransporter domain-containing protein, producing MNHPLHGRSSRSRSPLQRPLALAVASSLLLAAALPAMASDSLDAWQQQRQLQAAWAQPGGAQTDATVGASAQATSTPVLGNAGDAASWHSDEFNADWGLAAMGADHAYARGLTGQGVRLALFDSGSALAHPEFAGRNTTSITIGPDCATAGIVAGEGACAQTRGEQPGYNYYGLGAGVPAALAGRLIAAGLPYGFSYADHGTHVLGTIGANRDGTGMHGVAFGADLTAARVFGDTYYEWRLDPDGFYRPRAVYRTDPDDDAVLDMYAQIQAQGVRAINHSWGISTRNMSAAALDRQYAAIGADYDVYGSIYAGSDAAPGSTLIQVWSAGNGSGAVAGITAALPRWKPEIEPYWLAVANVRQPVADDGETDYVLDDSSSICGAAANWCISAPGTDIASTIVSGEIQGRIEETSEYLRLIIDSENTEYTYGLKTGTSMAAPHITGALGLLFERFPYLDSAQVRDVLLTTARDLGDPGIDEIYGWGMVDLRKAIEGFGSLRVDTDVVMNQKAGGLKVWEGEAWDDWTNDIGGPGKLTKSGIGWLRLSGDNSFNGAVVNDGVLELNGANTLTSAVEVKGGQFLLNGSLVSTALNTTGGVSTVSAGGVLDHSNLVVDGGVVSFNGTQAGGNTTVGANGLLKGVGTLGTTRVDGIIAPGNSIGTLTVNGDYVQGATGVFTSELAPGGRSDQLHVTGTATLDGTLVALPEPGVYYLGEQFNILRADGGINGQFARTDFSAFSPFLQFSLAYSANGARIDVARGALLATAATTRNQRAVAGVADGLAINQGLPRPLTQLFPAQVGAALDGLSGELHAATPLVLVESSRYVRDAALSRRAGNASPGSTGDATGAWVQAIGGNGKLDGDVETARTDANSNGLLVGIDREFDGWQAGVLAGTGRTDVKQRDRRAKSKIDNTHFGAYASHSWGGFGLRGGVAWSKHEAESTRELAFAGFSDTLTGRYDARTRQAFLEAGYRFGSAEGGLEPYLQVARVEVDLKRISERGGAAALQGEVEDTRTTVATAGLRFDKGLKASFQQDSWLHLRGAVGYRRASGDRSQVANLAFANGGGAFAVSGAPIADSAVVAELGLSAWLTPRQSLELGYSGQFGSESRDHGATARWSVRF from the coding sequence ATGAATCACCCGCTGCATGGCCGTTCGTCCCGCTCCCGTTCCCCCTTGCAACGCCCGCTGGCACTCGCGGTGGCCAGCTCCCTGCTGCTGGCAGCCGCCCTGCCGGCGATGGCCTCCGATTCACTCGATGCCTGGCAACAGCAGCGCCAGCTGCAGGCGGCGTGGGCCCAGCCAGGCGGTGCACAGACGGACGCAACCGTTGGTGCTTCGGCGCAGGCCACGTCCACCCCGGTCCTGGGCAACGCGGGCGACGCCGCCAGTTGGCACAGCGACGAGTTCAATGCCGACTGGGGCCTGGCCGCGATGGGGGCCGACCATGCCTATGCCCGCGGCCTGACCGGCCAGGGTGTACGCCTGGCGCTGTTCGATTCCGGCTCGGCGCTGGCCCACCCGGAATTCGCCGGCCGCAACACCACCAGCATCACCATCGGCCCGGACTGCGCGACGGCGGGGATCGTCGCCGGCGAAGGGGCCTGCGCGCAGACCCGCGGCGAACAACCCGGCTACAACTATTACGGCCTCGGTGCCGGGGTGCCGGCGGCGCTCGCCGGTCGCCTGATCGCGGCCGGCCTGCCCTACGGCTTCAGCTACGCCGATCATGGCACCCACGTGCTGGGCACCATCGGCGCCAACCGCGACGGCACCGGCATGCATGGCGTGGCCTTCGGTGCCGACCTGACGGCAGCGCGCGTGTTCGGTGACACCTACTATGAGTGGCGCCTGGATCCGGATGGTTTCTATCGCCCCCGCGCGGTGTACCGCACCGACCCGGACGACGACGCCGTACTGGACATGTATGCGCAGATCCAGGCGCAGGGCGTGCGCGCCATCAACCACAGCTGGGGCATCTCGACCCGCAACATGAGTGCCGCGGCGCTCGACCGCCAGTACGCCGCGATTGGCGCGGATTACGACGTCTACGGCAGCATCTACGCAGGCAGCGACGCTGCCCCCGGGTCGACCCTGATCCAGGTGTGGTCGGCCGGCAACGGCAGCGGGGCCGTCGCGGGCATCACTGCGGCCCTGCCCCGCTGGAAGCCGGAGATCGAACCCTACTGGCTGGCCGTGGCCAACGTGCGCCAGCCGGTCGCCGACGATGGCGAAACCGACTATGTGCTCGACGACAGCTCCAGCATCTGCGGTGCCGCCGCCAACTGGTGCATCTCCGCCCCGGGCACCGACATCGCCAGCACCATCGTCTCCGGTGAGATCCAGGGACGCATCGAGGAAACCAGCGAGTACCTGCGGCTGATCATCGACAGCGAGAACACCGAGTACACCTACGGCCTGAAGACGGGCACCTCGATGGCGGCGCCGCACATCACCGGCGCCCTGGGGCTGCTGTTTGAGCGCTTCCCCTACCTGGACAGCGCACAGGTCCGCGACGTGCTGCTGACGACCGCCCGCGATCTGGGCGATCCGGGCATCGATGAGATCTACGGCTGGGGCATGGTCGACCTGCGCAAGGCCATCGAAGGCTTCGGCTCGCTGCGCGTGGACACCGATGTGGTGATGAACCAGAAGGCCGGTGGACTGAAGGTCTGGGAAGGCGAGGCCTGGGATGACTGGACCAACGACATCGGTGGCCCCGGCAAGCTGACCAAGTCCGGCATCGGCTGGCTGCGCCTGAGCGGCGACAACAGCTTCAACGGTGCGGTGGTGAACGATGGCGTCCTGGAATTGAATGGCGCCAACACGCTCACCTCGGCAGTGGAGGTGAAGGGCGGCCAGTTCCTGCTCAACGGCTCGCTGGTCTCCACCGCCCTGAACACCACCGGCGGCGTCAGCACGGTCAGCGCCGGCGGCGTGCTTGACCACAGCAACCTGGTGGTCGATGGCGGCGTGGTCTCCTTCAACGGCACGCAGGCCGGCGGTAATACCACCGTGGGCGCCAACGGCCTGCTGAAGGGTGTCGGCACCCTGGGTACCACCCGGGTCGACGGCATCATCGCGCCGGGCAATTCGATCGGCACGCTGACCGTCAACGGTGACTATGTGCAGGGCGCTACCGGTGTGTTCACGTCTGAACTGGCGCCGGGAGGCCGCAGCGACCAGCTGCACGTCACCGGCACCGCCACGCTGGACGGCACGCTGGTCGCGCTGCCCGAACCGGGCGTGTACTACCTGGGTGAGCAGTTCAACATCCTGCGCGCCGACGGTGGCATCAACGGTCAGTTCGCCCGTACCGACTTCAGTGCATTCTCGCCGTTCCTGCAGTTCAGCCTGGCCTACAGCGCCAATGGTGCGCGCATCGACGTGGCCCGGGGTGCGCTGCTGGCCACCGCGGCCACCACGCGCAACCAGCGCGCCGTCGCTGGCGTAGCCGATGGCCTGGCGATCAACCAGGGCCTGCCCCGGCCGCTGACCCAGCTGTTCCCCGCCCAGGTCGGCGCCGCGCTGGACGGCCTGAGCGGCGAGCTGCATGCCGCCACGCCGCTGGTGCTGGTCGAGAGCAGCCGCTACGTGCGTGATGCAGCCTTGTCGCGGCGTGCGGGCAATGCGTCGCCGGGCAGCACCGGCGACGCGACCGGTGCGTGGGTACAGGCGATCGGCGGCAACGGCAAGCTCGATGGCGATGTCGAAACCGCGCGCACGGATGCCAACAGCAACGGCCTGCTGGTCGGTATCGACCGCGAGTTCGATGGCTGGCAGGCCGGCGTACTGGCCGGCACCGGCCGTACCGACGTCAAGCAACGCGACCGCCGTGCCAAGTCGAAGATCGACAACACCCACTTCGGTGCCTACGCCAGCCACAGCTGGGGCGGCTTCGGTCTGCGCGGTGGCGTGGCCTGGAGCAAGCACGAGGCAGAGAGCACCCGCGAGCTGGCGTTCGCAGGATTCAGCGACACGCTCACCGGCCGTTATGACGCCCGTACCCGCCAGGCTTTCCTCGAAGCCGGCTACCGATTCGGCTCTGCTGAAGGCGGCCTGGAGCCCTACCTGCAGGTTGCCCGCGTCGAAGTGGACCTGAAGCGCATCAGCGAGCGGGGCGGCGCCGCCGCACTGCAGGGCGAAGTGGAAGACACCCGTACTACCGTGGCGACCGCCGGGCTGCGCTTCGACAAGGGTCTGAAGGCATCCTTCCAGCAGGACAGCTGGCTGCACCTGCGTGGCGCGGTGGGTTATCGCCGGGCCTCCGGCGACCGCAGCCAGGTGGCCAACCTCGCCTTCGCCAACGGTGGCGGCGCGTTCGCCGTCAGCGGAGCGCCGATCGCCGACAGCGCTGTCGTGGCCGAGCTGGGGCTGTCCGCGTGGCTGACCCCGCGGCAGTCGCTGGAGCTGGGCTACAGCGGCCAGTTCGGCAGCGAGAGCCGTGACCACGGCGCTACGGCGCGCTGGTCCGTGCGCTTCTGA
- a CDS encoding PA2169 family four-helix-bundle protein, which translates to MSTQSTIEHRLNDLIEIARDGKSFYEEAATKVKDAELAALFTRIAGVKGRIVSALSGAVAATGGKPAEHGTLVGSMQQFYGKVRAAFGDTNYGYVAELEESEDRLLAAFKDALKDEGLPPAVRQEVTQLLPEVQECHNVMRARKHAMKAA; encoded by the coding sequence ATGAGCACCCAGTCCACCATCGAACATCGTCTCAACGACCTGATCGAGATCGCACGCGACGGCAAGTCGTTCTACGAAGAGGCGGCCACGAAGGTGAAGGACGCCGAGCTGGCGGCACTGTTCACCCGCATTGCCGGCGTCAAGGGCCGCATCGTGTCGGCACTCAGTGGCGCGGTTGCGGCCACCGGTGGCAAGCCTGCAGAGCACGGCACCCTGGTCGGCTCGATGCAGCAGTTCTACGGCAAGGTGCGCGCAGCGTTCGGCGACACCAACTATGGCTATGTGGCCGAGCTGGAAGAATCGGAAGACCGCCTGCTGGCAGCTTTCAAGGACGCGCTGAAGGATGAGGGCCTGCCGCCGGCGGTACGCCAGGAAGTGACCCAGCTGCTGCCGGAAGTGCAGGAATGCCACAACGTGATGCGTGCGCGGAAGCACGCGATGAAGGCAGCCTGA
- a CDS encoding ferritin-like domain-containing protein: MAIKTAEDLFIHELSDIYSAEKQLTKALPRLARAAENPDLAAAFETHLEETQGQIERIDQVVETLGIRLKRIKCAAMEGLVEEGKDVIDSIDKGPVRDAALIGGAQKVEHYEIASYGTIAALAKQLGYKDALPLLLETLAEEKSTDEKLTLLAKGGGNAKAAQAA, translated from the coding sequence ATGGCCATCAAGACTGCCGAAGACCTGTTCATCCACGAACTTTCGGACATCTACAGCGCCGAGAAGCAGCTGACCAAAGCCCTGCCCCGCCTTGCCCGTGCGGCCGAGAATCCGGATCTCGCCGCCGCCTTCGAAACCCATCTGGAGGAAACCCAGGGCCAGATCGAGCGGATCGACCAGGTGGTCGAGACGCTGGGCATCCGTCTCAAGCGCATCAAGTGTGCAGCGATGGAAGGGCTGGTGGAGGAAGGCAAGGACGTCATCGACAGCATCGACAAGGGACCGGTGCGTGATGCCGCACTGATCGGTGGCGCCCAGAAAGTCGAGCACTACGAGATCGCGTCGTACGGCACCATCGCCGCGCTGGCCAAGCAGCTGGGCTACAAGGACGCGCTCCCCCTGCTGCTGGAAACACTGGCCGAAGAAAAGTCGACCGACGAGAAGTTGACCCTGCTGGCCAAGGGGGGCGGCAACGCCAAGGCAGCACAGGCCGCCTGA
- a CDS encoding DNA-formamidopyrimidine glycosylase family protein — MPEGPSIVLLREAAEMFTGQILRHVGGNSRIDLSMLAGQRVRSVRSWGKHFLLEFGTHTLRIHLMLFGSWRIDERKPSPPRVSLRFDAGELNLYACSVKLIDGPLEEAYDWRTDVMSDAWDPRLARRRLKAMPDVLVCDALLDQNVFAGVGNIIKNEVLFRIGVHPATRVGDLPPRRLGSLIREARTYSYEFLEWKRRHELKKHWQVHAKRSCPRCGGPVSKQYLGRTRRRSFFCPRDQVLFGDPGPAGIRQR, encoded by the coding sequence ATGCCTGAAGGCCCTTCCATCGTGCTGCTGCGCGAGGCCGCCGAGATGTTCACCGGCCAGATACTGCGACATGTCGGGGGCAACAGCCGGATTGACCTGTCCATGCTTGCAGGGCAGCGCGTGCGATCCGTGCGCAGTTGGGGGAAGCACTTCCTGCTGGAGTTCGGCACGCATACCCTGCGGATCCATCTGATGCTGTTCGGCAGCTGGCGCATCGATGAGCGCAAGCCTTCGCCTCCGCGCGTATCGCTGAGGTTCGATGCCGGCGAACTGAACCTCTATGCCTGTTCGGTCAAACTCATCGACGGCCCGTTGGAAGAAGCTTACGACTGGCGCACCGATGTGATGAGCGATGCGTGGGACCCCCGGCTCGCGCGCCGCCGCCTGAAAGCGATGCCTGACGTCCTGGTGTGCGACGCACTGCTGGACCAGAACGTTTTTGCCGGCGTTGGCAACATCATCAAGAACGAAGTGCTGTTCCGGATCGGCGTACACCCGGCCACGCGTGTGGGTGACCTGCCGCCGCGCAGGCTGGGTTCACTGATCCGCGAAGCCAGGACCTACAGCTACGAGTTCCTGGAATGGAAGCGTCGTCACGAGCTCAAGAAGCACTGGCAGGTGCATGCCAAACGCAGCTGTCCGCGATGTGGCGGCCCCGTCAGCAAGCAGTATCTGGGCAGAACCCGGCGACGCAGCTTTTTCTGTCCCCGCGATCAGGTCCTGTTCGGCGATCCCGGGCCGGCCGGTATCCGCCAGCGGTGA
- a CDS encoding DUF72 domain-containing protein has translation MSVGVGQHAAGTRIRIGCAGWSLSAADRSSFGGGDSLLQRYATRLSLVEINSSFYRPHLPQTYRRWAASVPDDFRFTVKMPRSISHEQRLRGAGPLLDPFLAAVEELGSRLGALLLQLPPSLAYEPQHVEPFLHDLRRRTRRPVACEPRHPSWFSAEVDALLAVHDIARVAADPARVAQAGEPGGARGWSYWRWHGQPDIYRSAYDETTLARLAGLLRDRARAGHCAWMILDNTAQGHAVSNALRLQALLGEHGHA, from the coding sequence ATGAGCGTTGGGGTGGGGCAGCACGCTGCCGGAACGCGGATACGCATCGGTTGCGCAGGATGGTCCCTGTCGGCGGCGGATCGCTCCAGCTTCGGTGGAGGCGACAGTCTGCTGCAGCGCTACGCCACGCGCCTTTCCCTGGTCGAGATCAACTCCTCGTTCTATCGCCCGCACCTGCCCCAGACCTATCGGCGCTGGGCCGCTTCCGTTCCGGACGATTTCCGCTTCACGGTGAAGATGCCGCGTTCCATCTCGCACGAGCAGCGGCTGCGCGGTGCCGGCCCGCTGCTCGACCCGTTCCTGGCTGCGGTGGAAGAACTCGGCAGCCGGTTGGGTGCGCTGCTGTTGCAGTTGCCTCCCAGCCTGGCGTACGAGCCGCAGCACGTCGAACCGTTTCTGCACGATCTGCGTCGGCGCACGCGCAGGCCGGTGGCGTGTGAGCCTCGACATCCGTCCTGGTTCAGTGCCGAGGTGGATGCGCTGCTGGCGGTCCATGACATCGCGCGCGTGGCGGCGGACCCGGCGCGGGTCGCGCAGGCGGGCGAGCCGGGCGGGGCCCGCGGCTGGAGCTATTGGCGATGGCACGGCCAGCCGGATATCTATCGCAGCGCTTATGACGAGACCACACTGGCACGGCTGGCCGGGCTGCTCAGGGACCGCGCGCGTGCCGGCCATTGCGCCTGGATGATCCTGGACAACACGGCGCAGGGCCATGCGGTCAGCAATGCACTGCGATTGCAGGCACTGCTCGGAGAACACGGCCATGCCTGA
- a CDS encoding BLUF domain-containing protein, translating into MPLRAIAYASEAVASLSAERLRGLVDDAVAFNEAADITGVLLFDGHRFLQYLEGPQQGVDAAWRRILDSGSHHSVVELNRGRIGRRQFSHWRMGWLQVEHTELGRVALSDWTGFVRSTAISGIPTSALDRLQLLTAPLLRTGQGGPMMQAALSGGDGS; encoded by the coding sequence ATGCCTCTGCGTGCGATTGCCTATGCGAGCGAAGCCGTTGCCTCATTGAGCGCGGAGCGCCTGCGCGGTCTCGTCGACGACGCGGTGGCATTCAATGAAGCAGCGGACATCACCGGCGTGCTTCTGTTCGATGGCCATCGCTTCCTGCAGTATCTGGAGGGGCCACAGCAGGGCGTGGACGCCGCGTGGCGGCGCATCCTCGACAGCGGCAGCCATCACAGTGTGGTCGAGCTCAACCGCGGTCGCATCGGTCGCCGCCAGTTCTCGCACTGGCGGATGGGCTGGCTGCAGGTGGAGCACACGGAACTCGGGAGGGTGGCGCTGTCCGACTGGACCGGGTTCGTGCGCAGCACGGCCATCAGCGGAATCCCGACCAGCGCGCTGGACAGGCTGCAGCTGTTGACGGCGCCTCTGCTGCGAACCGGTCAGGGCGGACCGATGATGCAGGCCGCGCTTTCTGGCGGGGACGGGTCATGA
- a CDS encoding response regulator encodes MPRTTGQPPCNLLLVEDQFDLAALMEQALEDSGDHVTHAYSVFDALGLLDRQRFDGAVLDVELRDGVVFPVADRLAELKIPYLFVSAVYDQLVPARHRRAPFVAKPFHIEGLQRAVRQTLCSDTAAGGQRRGCSLR; translated from the coding sequence ATGCCTCGCACGACCGGCCAGCCTCCCTGCAATCTGCTTCTGGTGGAGGACCAGTTCGATCTGGCGGCACTCATGGAACAGGCACTTGAGGACAGTGGCGACCACGTCACCCATGCCTACAGCGTGTTTGATGCCCTCGGCCTGCTGGACCGTCAACGGTTCGATGGCGCGGTGCTGGATGTGGAACTGCGCGATGGCGTGGTGTTTCCGGTAGCCGACCGCCTGGCCGAACTGAAGATTCCCTACCTGTTCGTCTCCGCGGTGTACGACCAGCTGGTACCTGCACGCCACCGGCGTGCCCCCTTCGTCGCCAAGCCGTTCCACATCGAGGGCCTGCAACGCGCTGTCCGTCAGACGCTCTGCAGCGATACGGCGGCGGGAGGCCAGCGCCGTGGATGTTCGCTGCGCTGA
- a CDS encoding DoxX family protein, whose product MLLFLVSGLGKLGNLAGTQSYMETMGVPGILLWPTIAFEIITGLCILLGFQTRLVAAVLAAFSLVTAFIFHHQFNDPTQQIMFLKNMGIAGGFILLACTGAGRYSIDGRRRRG is encoded by the coding sequence ATGCTGCTGTTCCTGGTCTCCGGCCTTGGCAAACTCGGCAACCTGGCCGGCACACAGAGCTACATGGAGACGATGGGCGTGCCCGGCATCCTGCTGTGGCCAACCATCGCGTTCGAGATCATTACCGGCCTGTGCATCCTGCTGGGCTTCCAGACCCGTCTGGTCGCCGCGGTCCTGGCCGCCTTCAGCCTGGTGACCGCCTTCATCTTCCATCACCAGTTCAACGATCCCACCCAGCAGATCATGTTCCTGAAGAACATGGGCATCGCCGGTGGCTTCATTCTGCTGGCCTGCACCGGCGCCGGCCGCTACAGCATCGATGGTCGCCGGCGTCGCGGATGA
- a CDS encoding SDR family oxidoreductase has protein sequence MNFDLQLKDLRAVVTGGTLGLGAAVVKTLAEAGARVTTSARTVPTQTREGVTYVAADLSTAEGTDHLAQAVLRQWGGVDIVINVLGGSNTPGGGFAAISDAHWFAELNLNLMSAVRLDRALLPAMLHQGSGVVIHVSSIQRVLPLPESTTAYAAAKGALTTYSKSLAREVTPKGVRVLSVAPGWIETEASVAFAARMAAEAGTDYEGGRKIVMDWLGGIPVGRPAKPQEVADLIAFLASPRSASIAGTEYRIDGGTVPTV, from the coding sequence ATGAACTTCGACCTTCAACTGAAGGACCTGAGGGCAGTGGTCACAGGAGGAACGCTGGGACTGGGGGCTGCCGTTGTGAAAACCCTGGCGGAGGCCGGAGCGCGCGTGACGACGTCCGCGCGTACCGTTCCCACCCAGACGCGCGAGGGCGTCACCTACGTCGCTGCCGACCTGTCGACCGCGGAAGGCACGGATCACCTTGCGCAGGCCGTCCTCCGGCAGTGGGGAGGTGTGGACATCGTGATCAATGTGCTCGGAGGCTCGAACACGCCCGGTGGTGGCTTCGCTGCCATTAGCGATGCGCACTGGTTCGCCGAGCTGAACCTGAATCTCATGTCCGCGGTGCGCCTGGACCGTGCACTGCTGCCTGCGATGCTGCACCAGGGTTCGGGTGTGGTGATCCATGTCAGCTCGATCCAGCGCGTGCTGCCGCTGCCGGAGTCCACCACTGCGTACGCTGCGGCAAAGGGCGCTCTCACCACGTACAGCAAGTCGCTTGCCAGAGAGGTGACACCTAAGGGAGTGCGCGTACTGAGCGTTGCGCCGGGCTGGATCGAGACCGAGGCGTCCGTGGCGTTCGCGGCGAGGATGGCCGCAGAGGCCGGAACGGATTACGAAGGTGGCAGGAAGATCGTGATGGATTGGCTGGGCGGGATTCCGGTGGGTCGACCTGCCAAGCCACAGGAGGTGGCCGACCTGATCGCTTTCCTGGCCTCCCCGCGCTCCGCGTCGATCGCAGGGACGGAGTATCGGATCGATGGGGGTACGGTCCCCACCGTGTGA
- a CDS encoding nuclear transport factor 2 family protein produces MSALTLPEPIAAYFAAEQNPDALTQCFTAHAVMKDDGHTYVGIDAIKAFMAEATARYHATSVPFAIERQDDIHRVQADVTGDFPGSPTVLTYRFRLERGRIASLEITA; encoded by the coding sequence GTGAGCGCCTTGACCCTTCCCGAGCCCATTGCGGCGTACTTCGCGGCAGAGCAGAACCCGGACGCCTTGACGCAGTGCTTCACGGCACACGCGGTGATGAAGGACGACGGACATACCTACGTGGGCATCGATGCCATCAAGGCGTTCATGGCCGAGGCAACGGCCCGGTACCACGCGACGAGTGTGCCGTTTGCCATCGAGCGGCAGGACGACATCCACAGGGTGCAGGCCGACGTCACTGGTGACTTTCCCGGCAGCCCGACGGTTCTGACGTACCGCTTTCGACTGGAGCGTGGCCGGATCGCATCGCTGGAGATCACGGCATGA